The sequence below is a genomic window from Streptosporangium lutulentum.
TCCGCTGGCGGTTCTCCTTGGCCACCGCCGCAGGGCCGAAGTGCCAGTAGTCGCCGCACCGGTACGCCCGCAGGTTCTGGCCCGGGTGGAGCTGCCTGGCCGCGAGCTTGGCCACCTTCTTCATGCCATACCGGACCTTGCCGCACTCCCGGCAGCCGCCGAAGTGCCGCGCCGCCTCGGGGGGTCTGAGGCTGGCTTTTCCTCTCACTTCGCTGCTCCTGATAGTTCCGCTAGCAGTTCTGCTTGCGTGTCGGTGTTTCGGTCCTTCTGCGGGCGCCGCTCAAGGGCCCGCTTCATCGTCAGCATGGGGACGCCGAGCCGTTCCGCGACCAGCGTCGCCTCGGTCTCCTCGCTCAGGGATAGGCCCTCGGCGCGCGAAATGAACCGGGCGTTCTCCACGAGCGCCTCCCCGTTCCTCGACGGGACGTAGCCGTCGAGCGTGCCGTGTTCCTCCAGCCACTTCCCGCACTGCCCGCAGTGGCTCCGCCCTGGTCTCACTGAGCGACCACACACGACGAACTCGCACAGCACCGCTTCCCAGTCCGGCCGGGCGGCCGGGTCGTCGATGTTCGCGCCGCCCCACGCCGGCGGCGGCGCCCACTTCCTGCGCTGCGCGCGGGCCTTGGCGCGGCGATTGCCGAATCCCATGAGCGGCTTCTGAGCACTCATCTCCGCGTAGACGGCGATGATCGAGTCCGCCAGGCCCCGGGTGACCCTGGGGTTGTTCAGGACGTCGGTGAGGTTCGTTCGTGTGCTGCCGTTCTGCTGGCCGATGCGTACGCTGATCTCGTCGCTGGTCCAGCCCATGGCGGTCAACGCCTGGACGCGGCGACGCGATCCGGTCGCGTCGATCAGCATGTTTTTCCCGTTCATCGGAGTGACCGCGAAGATCTTCTCTGCGGTGCCCCGCAGCACCCCGGCCTGCTTGCCGTACTGGATTTTCGTGATCGTCACCCTGGTGAGGCCGGACTGGTTGGCTAGGTCCTGCAGGCTCATCGTGCGTCGCAACTCGTTGATGCGCCTGCGCACCGGGGCGGCGTCGACCTTCAGCTTCAGGCCGAGGCGGTACATCTTCTGGACCTTGGTCGCGAGGGGAAGGCACTTCTCGCAGCCGCACAGGTCCTCGGTGTAGCCGGTCAGCGTCCCATGCCGGGCACCTTCCACGTAGGTCCGGGGCTTCCGCACGGTGGTGTTACCTGCCATCGACATCACCCTCCAGGGCTGGGCTGGTCATGAACCCCGCGTCCGTCATCACATGCCTCCCGTGTGGGAGAAGCCGAGAACCATCGCGCGGGCGCTGGCCAGGTCCTGCTCGGTGACGCCGTAGCCCTCGACGATGCAAACGACCTCGCCGTTCCACATGACGGAGTGCCTCGGGAACGGGTAGTCCTGCGTCTTCTTCTGCTTGACGATCTTCTTGCCGTTGATCTTCCGGGGCTTCTTCTTGCGCCGGTTGCTGAACGGGCCGGGGGCGTCGTGCTGGTCGTTGTTCATCGTGTTCCTCTCAGAATGTCGAAACCGGGAAGTGCGTCCTGCTCGCCGCCGGGGACAGCGACAGGAGGCACACGTTTGGGCAGCGGCCGGCATGTCCGGTCGGCCAGCCACACGGCGATGGGCGGGAGGAGCTGGCAGCGCTGGTCGAAGATGGTCCCGCCGTTGAGCCAGCCGTCCGGGATACCGGTGGTGCTCGGGGGCGGGCAGTCGCCGCTCTGCTCCTCGCTGACGTCTTCCTGGCATGGGCACTGCTCGTACCGGTCGCCGTACTGGCGGACCATCCGGTCAGCGAAGGTGCGCGTCCAGGCGTTTCGTCGGATCCAGCCCGCGTTGATCAGCGACAACGGCAGCGTGCCTGCGCAGTCGCACCGGCAGGCCCACCGGCAGATCCGGTCAGCCAGCCACACCTGGGCGACGACCGTACGTTGCGGCGCCCCGTCGATCGTGACGTGCTCGTACCGGTCTCGCTCGGTGAAGCACGCCGGGGCCACCCCCGACTTGTCGGCGATCATCCCCTCGCGGTTCTGGCGCGGGATGGCGTTGCACCTCTCATGCACGCCGCGGCTGCACTGGTGGCAGACGTCGCGCTGGCACTCGCACCGGGTGTAGAAGCCGGGCCTGACCTGGAACTCGACGCGGCGCATGCCGTCCGTCCAGACGTGCTGGCGGATCCAGTCCGCGGCCTCTTCCGGCATCAGCAGCTCGGTCACAGCATGCTCCCGAAGAGGTCGAGCTGGTCGCCGCCGACCGGCGCCGCTTCGGCGGCCCGCCGCTTGGCGGCCTCCGTGCCGACCGGCTGAGACATGTTCGTCTCCCGGTCGACCTCGTAATGCCACTGGCAGATGTCTGCCAGCCGCCCCTGGTAGAGGGCCTGATACCAGCCGCCGTGGAAGGCTCGCTCGTCCGCCAGCAGCTCCCGGGCGCGCTCGATCGTGGGCGCGTGCTCCTCCGAGATCATGCTCGTCCTGCCGCACGTGCCGTACTCGCACCGGGTCACCACCAG
It includes:
- a CDS encoding DUF6248 family natural product biosynthesis protein, which codes for MTELLMPEEAADWIRQHVWTDGMRRVEFQVRPGFYTRCECQRDVCHQCSRGVHERCNAIPRQNREGMIADKSGVAPACFTERDRYEHVTIDGAPQRTVVAQVWLADRICRWACRCDCAGTLPLSLINAGWIRRNAWTRTFADRMVRQYGDRYEQCPCQEDVSEEQSGDCPPPSTTGIPDGWLNGGTIFDQRCQLLPPIAVWLADRTCRPLPKRVPPVAVPGGEQDALPGFDILRGTR
- a CDS encoding helix-turn-helix domain-containing protein; this encodes MAGNTTVRKPRTYVEGARHGTLTGYTEDLCGCEKCLPLATKVQKMYRLGLKLKVDAAPVRRRINELRRTMSLQDLANQSGLTRVTITKIQYGKQAGVLRGTAEKIFAVTPMNGKNMLIDATGSRRRVQALTAMGWTSDEISVRIGQQNGSTRTNLTDVLNNPRVTRGLADSIIAVYAEMSAQKPLMGFGNRRAKARAQRRKWAPPPAWGGANIDDPAARPDWEAVLCEFVVCGRSVRPGRSHCGQCGKWLEEHGTLDGYVPSRNGEALVENARFISRAEGLSLSEETEATLVAERLGVPMLTMKRALERRPQKDRNTDTQAELLAELSGAAK